Part of the Betaproteobacteria bacterium genome, GCCGGCATGCGGATCGGAGGCATTCACGAACAGTGGAATCAGCCAGGGTCCGATGACGGCGAGGAACACGGTGACGAAACCCATGTAGCCGACAGCCAGCTTGATGGTGGCGTTGCCGACTTTGCTGGCCCAGTCCTTGTCGCCCGCGCCGATGGATTGGCCCACCAGCGTGGTGCCGGCGAGCGCGAAGCCCATCGTCGGCAGGTAGGCAATCGACGTCAGCATCATCACGATCTGGGTCGAAGCGCCGCCGATTGCGCCGGCGGCAACCTGCATGGCCTGGAAGGCCGCCAGTCCGGCGACATCGATCGCCGGAAACAGGCCCATCGGGAATCCGACACGGAACAGCCGGCCGAGTTCGGCACGGCTCTCGCGCCAGGTTTTTCGGGAATCGAATTCGGCATCGATGGCGCGACGGGTGATCAATGCGATGGACACCAGCAGCTCGATACCCATCGCCGCCGTCGTCGCCCAGCCGCTGCCGGCCACGCCCCAGTCGAAATCGAATATGAAGATCTGATTGAGCACGGCATTCAGCACGGCAACGAAAGTCATCAGTGCAAGCGTGATGCGGGTGCGGCCGATGCCGTTGAAAAAGCCGGTGGTTCCCCAGATGCCCACCGCGAAGGCGCCGCCGAGCAGCCGCGGGAACCAGTATTCGGCTGCGAGTTGCGCCACGTGGGGATCGAGCTTGAGCCAGCCGATGAGGCCCGGACCGAGAAGGGCGACGATCACGAACGCCGGCGCCACCAGCAGCATGCCGCGTATTCCGGCCCATGCCGCGCGTGAGGCCGAGCGGTTGTCTCCGGCGCCGAACGCCTGCGCCGCCAGCGTTTGTACTGCCAGGCCGGGACCACCGAAGAAGAGGATGGCAACGATCACGAACCAGTACGATGCGCCGACCGCCGCGGTGGCGTCGGTCGACAGGCGGCCGATGAACCAGGTGTCGGTGAGGTTCAGCAAAGCCTGGATGCCGCTGTTGATGAACAGCGGCAAGGCCAGCGCGATGACCGCGTGCAGATCGACGCGCCTGCGCCCGCGGGTGTCCGAGCTCACGGCCGGCAGGCGGCTGATAGGTCGGGCTTGCGCCGTGGTGTTCATTGACAGGGGCATCGGGGCGGCTACACTTGCACGATCTTGCGGCTTCTAACTTTTCTCGAATATGCGGCGATTCTCTCGGGCGCAATTGGCCTGCTGGCCAGTACGCAGTTCGATGTCCTGAGAGATTCGCTCCTTGGCATTTATCTGATCGGGGCGGGGCTTGCGCTCGCGGGCGCTGAAGCGCTGTATTCCCGTGAGATGAGCCTCCTATATACCGGCGAAACCGCGCCGCGCCACTCGGGCTTTCCCGCCATCGTCTGGGGGCTGATGCTTCTGTGTGTCGGCGGCGTACTCATCGGATATGCGATTCTGACCGAAGCTCGCCTCTGGCCGCGGGTCGCAACGACGCTGCAACAGTACCCAGGCTGGAGCTACCTCGCGGCGGGACTTTTGATGGTTGGATTTTCAATTCTGTTGTTTGTCGATTCGGACCGCACTCGCGGTTGGTTGCGGACGCTTTTCCTTCGGGTGCCACGGGTTGTGTTCGCCGCCGCTATTCTGCTTGGCGGCATTGCCGTGGCGGCGGGCGGGGCTTGGCAACTGCTCGACGCGCAAAGTTTCGCGGCAGCCCAGCGCATGGCCGGGATGAAAATCGAAAAGACGTTGGAGGGTCATCCGGCGCAGGCGTGGTTCAAGAAGAAGTAGGACGGCAGCCGCGTGCTGCCGCGGGAAGCGGGTTGAATCGTCCTGGCGCTTTTACCTCTTCACGCCATCACTCTTCACCCGTCACTGTTCACCGAATCTCAGTGCAGATGCTTCCGGCCCGCGGGCATCGGCATCGGTTCGGACGGACCGGTGGAAGTCTGGGTGTTCGAGGTCCCGGATTTCACATTGCGTTCGAACAACTGGTTCACCAGGGCGACGACCTGGGCGATTTCCGGATCGCTGAACTGGCGTGACAGCAGACTGCGCACGTCTTCGATCATCAATCCGCGCTGCGCCTCGAAAATGGCGTCCTGCGTCGGGCCGACGAACACCAGGCTGAACTCGTCCTTGCCGTCTTCCAGGTAATAACTCACCTCGAAGGCGGCGGCTTCTTCCGAAAACGGACTGAGCGCGGCGAGCGCGCCCGCGATGGTCTGATGGAAGCTGCGACCGACGTCGCCGGTCCAACAAACTTCGAGGACGCGGCGGCGGCGGTCGAACACCAAGCCGGGTTCGTCCGGATGGACGCTCTTCGCGTCGGCCATGTTGTCCTCGTCGATATATTCTAGCCAGGGGCGCAAGGCCTCCTCGATCTGGGTGGTCGTCGTGCCGGCACGAAGCAGGACCGTGCCGTGAATGTGGGCTTCCATGCGCATGGAAAGTCTCCTGGAGCGAGGGGCGGGCCGGAGTTCCGGGCCGCTGCATGCTTTTCGCGGTAGTTCACAATTATAGCGGCAGGAAGCGGGGCATCGCGAGCTTTGCGCCCCGGGGAGCGGAAGAATCCCTGTTTACGCCGGCTTCGGCTAGAATTTGTCACTTCGTCCCTCATGTCGATCCGTATTTCTTGATTGCCGCTTCACTGGCCCGGTTTCGGGCGTTTCGCCCCGCTACCCGCGCGGTTCTGTTCATGATGGTCATGGTCGTGTGCTTCTCGATACTGGAGACCACCGCCAAATATCTCAGCCGTTCCTATCCGGTGCCGATGCTGGTGTGGTGCCGCTACGCGGTACACACGCTGCTCATGCTGATCCTGCTTGCGCCGCGCATAGGCATGAGACTGGTACGCACCGGGCAGCCTGGCGGCCAGTTCTTTCGCGCGGCATTGCTGATGGGTTCGACGCTATTCAATTTCAGTGCGCTGAGTTTCCTGCCGATGGCCGAAGTCAAGGCCATCAGTTTTGTTTCCCCGCTGTTGGTGACCTTGTTGGCGGTCTGGCTGCTGCGCGAGCACGTGAGTTGGCCGCGGTGGATCGCGGTGGGGGTGGGATTCTGCGGTGTCTTGTTCATCGTCCGCCCGGGCAGCGCGATGCTGCAGTGGCCGGCGCTATTCGCCATCGGCTCCGCGTCGTCCTACAGCGTGTATCAGATCATGACGCGGAAATTCAGCGAATCGGAGAATCCGCTAACAACGCTGTTCTACACCGCCGCGGTCGGTTGCGTGCTGATGACCTTGATCGTGCCGTTTTTCTGGAAGACACCGCAGCTGCACCATGTTCCGCTGCTCCTGCTGCTCGGTATCGCGGGAGGTTTCGGGCACTTCATGCTCATCAAGGCCATGGAACTCGAAAATGCTTCCTTCCTGTCGCCGCTTGGCTATATGCAGTTGCTGTGGGTCGTGCTGCTGGGCTTCCTGGTGTTCGGCGATTTTCCGGACGCGCATGCCTTCGTCGGCATGGCCATCATCGTCGGCAGCGGGCTGTACGTTGCGCTCGGCCATCGGCCGAAGCCACGGGAAGAGCCGGATACGGCGATCGAATAAGGCGAGGGGCTAGGGACTAGGGGCTAGGGGTTAGGGAAGAGCGAAAGAGCTTCAAACTTTTTTTAGCCCCGCTAACCCCTAGTCCCTAGCCCCTGCACTTTCCCCCCTAGCCCCTCGCGATCGCGCCAGCGCTAGCGCACATCGCTCGGACTGAACACCGGCACGTTCCCGCCGGGCTGATCGTTCCCGTCGGTGTCTGCGTCGAAGATGCCCTCGAGTTCCTTGTGGGCGTCCTTCGACGTCTGGATGAGCTGGGTTTCGTCGTGGTACACCGCGTGCTGGCTCTCGAGCTGGCGCTCGTCGTGCCGGCGGAAAGTTTCAGTCGCATCCCGGGCTTCCCACTCCGCCATGCCCAGCCCCTGCATCACGTTCTGCGCCAGATCGAGCGAGGAGAGCAAGGTTTCGCGCATGAGGAAATCGACGCCGATGTCCATCAGCCGGTAGGCATGGAAACGATTGCGCGCGCGGGCATAAATCTTCAGCTTCGGAAAATGCCTGCGTGCGTTTTCGGCGGTGCGCAATGAAGCTTCCACGTCGTCGATCGCCAGCACCAGGATCTGCGCCTTGTCGGCGCCGGCCGCGCGCAGCAGGTCGAGACGGGAAGCATCGCCATAGTAGGAGCGGCTGCCGAACCGCCGCACGGTTTCGACCTGCTCGGCGCTCTTGTCGAGAGCGGTAAACGGAATCTTCTTGGCGCGCAGCAGGCGGCCGACGATCTGACCGACCCTTCCGAAGCCGGCGATGATGACCTCGTTGTCGCTTTCCTCGATGGTGTCGAAATTCTCCTCTTCCGGTTTGCTCAGCCATTTCGCCAGCAGCACGTCGTTGAACGCGAAGGCCAGCGGTGTAAGCGCCATCGACAGCGTGACCACGATCACCAGCGAGTCAGTCAGCGTGCGTCCCATGATGCCGTTGTCGGCGGCCAAGCCGAACAGCACAAAGGCGAATTCACCGCCTTGGCACAGGGCAACGGCCAGGCCGCGCGAAGATTCCAAGCTGTGCCCGGAAAACCGGCCGAGGCCGAGCACGATCGCTGTCTTGACCGCCATCAGGGCCACCGTCGCGCCGACGATGGCGAACGGGTGGGCGACTATCAGGCCGAGGTCGGCGGACATGCCCACCGAGATGAAGAACAGGCCGAGCAGCAGGCCCTTGAACGGTTCGATGTCGGCTTCGAGTTCATGGCGATACTCGGAATCCGCAAGCAGCACGCCGGCGAGGAAAGCGCCCAGCGACATCGACAGGCCGACCGAGCTCATCAGCAAGGAAGTGCCGATCACCACCAGCAGCGACGCCGCTGTAAAAATTTCCTGGATGCCGCTCGTCGCAATGGCTTGCAGCACCGGGCGCAACAGATAGCGGCCGCCGGCAATGACGGCGATGATCACGGCGATCGCTTTCAACGCGCCGAACCACGCGCTGCCGCCCGCGGCGTGCGCATCACCCGCTCCCAGCAACGGGATCAGCGCAAGCAGCGGAATCACCGCCAGATCCTGGAACAACAGAATGGCGAAAGAGGAGCGACCGTGACGCGCGGTGAGTTGGCGTTTCTCTGCGAGGATTTGCAACACGAAGGCGGTCGAGGACATCGCCAGCCCCAGGCCGATGACCAGCGCACTGTCGAAACTCAGACCGAGCGCCAGCGCGATGGAACCGATCACCGCACCCGTGACCAGCACCTGGGCGGAGCCGAGACCGAATACCGAGCGACGCAGCACCCATAGGCGCGACGGCTGCAGTTCGAGGCCGATGACGAAAAGAAGTAGCACGACGCCGAGTTCCGCGAAATGCAGGATGTTGTCGACGGCGGTAACGAACTTGAATCCGCACGGGCCGATGATGACGCCGGCCGCGAGGTAGCCGAGCACCGCGCCGAGCTTGAAGCGCCGGAACAACGGTACGGTAACGACCGCAGCGGCAAGAAAGATGGCGGTTTCGCTGAGAACGTTCATTCTGGGATAACCGGGCAGGGGACGTCCCCGATTCTATGGCCCGAACGCCAAAATAAAAAGGCCGCGGGGAGCAAACCGCGGCCTTCGCCAAAAAGGCAACCTGCTATCTGGCAGCTATGACGCGAATCTCCACCTTGTAAACCGGCGCGGCAAGTTTCGATTCGACGCAGGCGCGCGGCGGTGTGTTGCCCTTCGGTACCCATTGGTCCCACACCGAATTCATCCCGGCAAAGTCCTTGATGTCGGCGAGCCAGATGGTGGTCGACAGGATTTTGGACTTGTCGGTGCCGGCTTCCTTGAGGTACTGATCGATCTTGTCGAGGATCTGGCCCGTCTGGCCGGCCACGTCCACATTGGTGTCGTCGGCGACGATCCCCGCGGTGTAGACGGTATCTCCGTGAATCGCGACTTGCGAAAGCCGCGGGCCGACGTGCAGGCGTTTAACGCTCATGTTTGTCCTTTCCGTTTTAAAAATATTCAGAACAGCTTCCTGAGTTCGGTGATCAGCGAAAGTATCACGAACGCGGTAGTCAAGCGGTCGCGGGCCGCGATCCGCGCAACGTCACCAGCTCTTCCGCGACTGTCGGATGAATGGCAACGGTGTCGTCGAAGTCTCGTTTGGTGGCACCCATGTGCACGGCGACGGAGAAGCCCTGCAGGATTTCGTCGGCGCCGGGGCCGATGAGATGGCAACCCACGATTTTTTCCGCATCACCGGTGACCACCAGTTTCATCGCGCATTTCACCTTGCGGCGGGTAAAGGCGTGAAACATCGGCGTGAAGCGCGCCTCATAAACTTTTACCTCGTTTGCACCGTAGGCCTTCACGGCCGCTGCCTCGGATAGTCCGATCGTGCCGATTGGGGGATGGGTGAACAGCACCGTCGCAATGTTTTCGTAGACGAGCTTGCGATCCTTCATGCCGCCGAACAGCCGGTCGGCCAACCGGCGTCCGGCGGCGATCGCGACGGGCGTCAGATCGACGCGGCCGGTAACGTCGCCGATGGCATGGATGCCGGAAACGCTGGTCGTTTGATAGGCGTCGGTCGGAATATTGCCGGCGACGTCGACGGCCACGCCGGTGGCGCGCAGATCGAGACGATCGGTGTTCGTTCGTCGACCAACCGCCCAGATCAGGCCATCCAGTCCCTCCACGGATTCGCCGCTCTCGAAACTTATGCGAAGGCCGGTGGAAGCTCTTTCGACTCTGGCAATTTTTGTCTTTACGATCATGCGCACGCCGTCCGCCTGCATCTGTGTCATCAGCTCATCGCGCAGCATGGTGTCGAAATCCTTAAGAAAGTGTGCGCGGCGCAGGATCATCGTGACTTCGCTGCCGAGGGCTCGCAGCAGACCGGCGAGTTCCACGGAAATATACCCGGCACCCACGACTGCAACATGTTTCGGCTGTTGCGGCAGTTCGAAGAATCCATCCGACGTGATGCCGAACCCGGCGCCGGGCAGTTCCGGGACCACCGGCCGGCCGCCGACCGCGATGACAATGTGCTCGGCGGTAAAGAAGTCGGCCCCGACCTTTACCGTTTTCGGCCCGACGAAACGTGCGTTGCCGCGGATGATCTCCACGCCATTCTTGAGCAGATTGCGTTCATAGTGGCCATTCAGGTCGAGAACATGCTGATCGCGCTGGCGCTTGAGAAGGGTCCAGTCGAATGAATGCGAAGGAATGGAGAATCCGTAATCAGAGGCATCCTCGATCGCGTGCGCGAGGCTGGCGCCATTCCACATGACTTTCTTGGGTACGCAGCCGACATTCACGCAGGTGCCGCCGAGGCGGCCGGCTTCGATCAGGGCGCATTTCGCGCTGTAGCTCGCCGCACGATTGGATACGGCGACGCCGCCGCTGCCGCCGCCGATGGTGAGTAGATCGAAATGTCTGTTCATTGTGTAAGAATGCGTGTTGACCAACGGGAAACTACCCGACGAGTATAACGGACACGTCAATTGCTCATTGCATCGAGAAGAGCACTTGTCACCGGAGGCATGGGAGTCGTGAGGTGCTATCTGCTGAAGGGCCTGGTCGAAACCGGTAGTTGGGACTAGCGCCACGCGGGCGGGTACGTAGAAATAGCGGGTAACATTTACTTTATTCCGAGACTTGTTTGAGTTCCCTCGAGTCAAGGATGTTAAAAGGAGGAGAAAATGAGGGCCGCAATTTGGATTACCGTATCTTTGTTGTTGTCGTCCTGTGCTGCAACTATTTCTACCCGCTATCCGGGGAGCGACGCTGGTTACGCGATAATCGGTGTTGGGGCTGCCTCAACGACTGAGTATTCGAGTTATTCGTTCTTGTTTCATCACACTGGCAAGAAGGAAACCGGGCGCTTTACCTATTTTCAGCACAATATCTTTACGTCTCAAAAGCCTGACTACAGCAATGAAGATGAAACGGGAGTAGTAGAAGTCGCAACGCTCCCGCCCGGTAAGTACGAACTGACAAACTTCGATATTTTTAGCAATCGATTCGGTGGACCTCAGATCCATTACTCATCCCGGAAAGAGTTTTCTATCCCATTTGAAATTAGACCGGGCGAAGTGGTTTACCTTGGAAATTACCAGGCAAATATCATCAAGGGGCGTAATTTTTTTGGCATGCCCGTGAATGGTGGTGCATTCTTCGTCGTGACGGATCGTTCAGAGATCGACTTACAACTCGCGAAGGCGCGGTTCGATTTTTTGCCAATGGCAAAGACGCAAGATGCGACGCCGGATGCGAAACAAGTCGGAAATCCGTTCTTGGTTTCGGCGGACCAAGCACGTCACGCAAGAGAGGCCGCCGAACGTTAACGTGGATCTGAAGATAATCGGCCCGCTGAAAGGTTCGGGGTGCGTAGAATGAGTGCATCAGGCCGCTCGTGTTCCAACTTGAAAATAAGGGATTGCTACTCGGACAAAGTGGGGCCACTTTATCGTTCACTGTTCACGGAACTTGCATGATTGACCTCTATTACTGGCCCACACCCAACGGCCACAAAGTCACGATTTTCCTCGAAGAGACCGGCACGCCTTATCGCATCCTGCCTGTCAACATCGGTGCGGGCGACCAGTTCCGGCCCGATTTCCTCAGAATTTCTCCCAACAACCGCATGCCCGCGATCGTGGATACTGCGCCGGTTGATGGGGGTCCGCCGGTTTCGGTTTTCGAATCCGGCGCCATTCTCGTTTACCTGGCCGAGAAGTCCGGGAAATTCCTGCCGAAAGACTTGCGTGGAAGATTCGAGGTGCTTCAATGGCTGTTCTGGCAGATGGGCGGCCTCGGCCCGATGGCCGGCCAGAACCATCATTTCACGCAGTATGCGCCGGAGAAGCTGCCTTACGCGATCGACCGATACGTCAACGAAACCTCACGGCTGTATGCGGTGCTGGACAAACGCCTCGCCGATCGCGAATTCGTCGCCGGCGATTATTCGATCGCCGACATGGCCGCGTATCCCTGGATCGCGCCCTATCAGCGTCAACAGCAGAACCTCGACGATTTTCCAAACCTGAAACGCTGGTTCGAATCGATTCAGGCGCGGCCGGCCGTGGTGCGTGCCTACGAGAAGGGCAAGGCCATCAACACCAAGCCGACAATCGACGAAAAGTCGCGCAGCATCCTGTTCGGCCAAACTGCCGCCACGGTGAGACGCTGACGTTCGTTTTCCGTCGGCGATGGCCTTTCTCTGATTCTCCCCCGACGCATTCCATTGCCGTATTGACGGTTCGCCCTCCGATTCCAGTGGCGCGGTAATTGCTATCGCGTACGGTGGAATCGATTTTCCATGGGTGGTCTGCAATGCTGCGCGTGATGGTAGTGGACGAAGACAACGAACGCCGCGAGGTGCTGCGC contains:
- a CDS encoding DMT family transporter, giving the protein MMVMVVCFSILETTAKYLSRSYPVPMLVWCRYAVHTLLMLILLAPRIGMRLVRTGQPGGQFFRAALLMGSTLFNFSALSFLPMAEVKAISFVSPLLVTLLAVWLLREHVSWPRWIAVGVGFCGVLFIVRPGSAMLQWPALFAIGSASSYSVYQIMTRKFSESENPLTTLFYTAAVGCVLMTLIVPFFWKTPQLHHVPLLLLLGIAGGFGHFMLIKAMELENASFLSPLGYMQLLWVVLLGFLVFGDFPDAHAFVGMAIIVGSGLYVALGHRPKPREEPDTAIE
- a CDS encoding RidA family protein; its protein translation is MSVKRLHVGPRLSQVAIHGDTVYTAGIVADDTNVDVAGQTGQILDKIDQYLKEAGTDKSKILSTTIWLADIKDFAGMNSVWDQWVPKGNTPPRACVESKLAAPVYKVEIRVIAAR
- a CDS encoding cation:proton antiporter — encoded protein: MNVLSETAIFLAAAVVTVPLFRRFKLGAVLGYLAAGVIIGPCGFKFVTAVDNILHFAELGVVLLLFVIGLELQPSRLWVLRRSVFGLGSAQVLVTGAVIGSIALALGLSFDSALVIGLGLAMSSTAFVLQILAEKRQLTARHGRSSFAILLFQDLAVIPLLALIPLLGAGDAHAAGGSAWFGALKAIAVIIAVIAGGRYLLRPVLQAIATSGIQEIFTAASLLVVIGTSLLMSSVGLSMSLGAFLAGVLLADSEYRHELEADIEPFKGLLLGLFFISVGMSADLGLIVAHPFAIVGATVALMAVKTAIVLGLGRFSGHSLESSRGLAVALCQGGEFAFVLFGLAADNGIMGRTLTDSLVIVVTLSMALTPLAFAFNDVLLAKWLSKPEEENFDTIEESDNEVIIAGFGRVGQIVGRLLRAKKIPFTALDKSAEQVETVRRFGSRSYYGDASRLDLLRAAGADKAQILVLAIDDVEASLRTAENARRHFPKLKIYARARNRFHAYRLMDIGVDFLMRETLLSSLDLAQNVMQGLGMAEWEARDATETFRRHDERQLESQHAVYHDETQLIQTSKDAHKELEGIFDADTDGNDQPGGNVPVFSPSDVR
- a CDS encoding glutathione S-transferase N-terminal domain-containing protein — translated: MIDLYYWPTPNGHKVTIFLEETGTPYRILPVNIGAGDQFRPDFLRISPNNRMPAIVDTAPVDGGPPVSVFESGAILVYLAEKSGKFLPKDLRGRFEVLQWLFWQMGGLGPMAGQNHHFTQYAPEKLPYAIDRYVNETSRLYAVLDKRLADREFVAGDYSIADMAAYPWIAPYQRQQQNLDDFPNLKRWFESIQARPAVVRAYEKGKAINTKPTIDEKSRSILFGQTAATVRR
- the gorA gene encoding glutathione-disulfide reductase: MNRHFDLLTIGGGSGGVAVSNRAASYSAKCALIEAGRLGGTCVNVGCVPKKVMWNGASLAHAIEDASDYGFSIPSHSFDWTLLKRQRDQHVLDLNGHYERNLLKNGVEIIRGNARFVGPKTVKVGADFFTAEHIVIAVGGRPVVPELPGAGFGITSDGFFELPQQPKHVAVVGAGYISVELAGLLRALGSEVTMILRRAHFLKDFDTMLRDELMTQMQADGVRMIVKTKIARVERASTGLRISFESGESVEGLDGLIWAVGRRTNTDRLDLRATGVAVDVAGNIPTDAYQTTSVSGIHAIGDVTGRVDLTPVAIAAGRRLADRLFGGMKDRKLVYENIATVLFTHPPIGTIGLSEAAAVKAYGANEVKVYEARFTPMFHAFTRRKVKCAMKLVVTGDAEKIVGCHLIGPGADEILQGFSVAVHMGATKRDFDDTVAIHPTVAEELVTLRGSRPATA
- a CDS encoding MATE family efflux transporter, with the translated sequence MNTTAQARPISRLPAVSSDTRGRRRVDLHAVIALALPLFINSGIQALLNLTDTWFIGRLSTDATAAVGASYWFVIVAILFFGGPGLAVQTLAAQAFGAGDNRSASRAAWAGIRGMLLVAPAFVIVALLGPGLIGWLKLDPHVAQLAAEYWFPRLLGGAFAVGIWGTTGFFNGIGRTRITLALMTFVAVLNAVLNQIFIFDFDWGVAGSGWATTAAMGIELLVSIALITRRAIDAEFDSRKTWRESRAELGRLFRVGFPMGLFPAIDVAGLAAFQAMQVAAGAIGGASTQIVMMLTSIAYLPTMGFALAGTTLVGQSIGAGDKDWASKVGNATIKLAVGYMGFVTVFLAVIGPWLIPLFVNASDPHAGAVISLGRTLLWFAAGYQIFDGLNLGAGFCLRGAGDMRVPTLAIIFLSWFGFVPFTHMFTFAQGQGWVNFLPQFGYGAIGGWAVALVYCCVLGSLIYLRWRSGAWRRINLR